One window of Strigops habroptila isolate Jane chromosome Z, bStrHab1.2.pri, whole genome shotgun sequence genomic DNA carries:
- the CZH18orf25 gene encoding uncharacterized protein C18orf25 homolog isoform X4 — MKMEAVGKAEELVDSEVPPKTSEKQETAPDEDGPIELETHTQKDNVSAAADSAVLSSMPCLLMELRRDSSESQLASTESDKPTGGRFYESDSSNHCMLSPSSSGHLADSDTLSSTEENEPCQAEAVVEEDASAASGAAVGRKSRRSRSESETSTMAAKKNRQSSDKQNGRVTKVKGHRSQKHKERIRLLRQKREAAARKKYNLLQDSSTSDSDLTCDSSTSSSEDDEEVSGSSKTITAEIPAGFSRAGGSGGATREIPGLLDRGTVWDRNCIGNVLEEAMNCFAEMQRQTEEKFRMWIEKLTRLDTDEESKQQLEPREPKIQLVGQRIPPTTQSGAFLQMSDSQALPQQSFNSYVGYQNVDDMIEFPATFNNNFSPIFSENGNIAEPDLNQS; from the exons ATGAAGATGGAGGCggtgggaaaagcagaagaacttGTTGATTCAGAAGTTCCACCAAAGACTTCTGAGAAGCAAGAAACTGCTCCTGATGAAGACGGACCTATAGAACTCGAGACACACACTCAGAAAGACAACGTATCCGCTGCAGCAGACTCTGCGGTGCTCTCCTCAATGCCTTGCTTACTTATGGAACTGAGGCGAGACTCCTCAGAGTCTCAGCTGGCATCTACAGAGAGCGATAAGCCAACGGGTGGTCGATTTTATGAGAGTGACTCTTCTAATCACTGCATGCTTTCCCCTTCTTCCAGTGGGCATTTGGCTGACTCAGATACATTGTCTTCCACAGAAGAGAATGAGCCCTGTCAGGCTGAAGCTGTTGTAGAGGAAGACGCTTCTGCAGCGTCTGGGGCTGCAGTTGGGAGGAAATCCAGGCGATCTAGGTCCGAAAGTGAAACTTCAACAATGGCTGCCAAGAAAAATCGACAGTCTAGTGATAAGCAGAATGGTCGAGTTACCAAGGTAAAAGGTCATCGAAgccaaaagcacaaagaaagaatCCGGCTCTTGAGACAGAAACGGGAGGCAGCTGCTCGCAAGAAGTACAacctgctgcaggacagcagtACCAGTGATAGTGACCTGACGTGTGACTCGAGCACGAGCTCATCAGAGGATGATGAAGAGGTTTCAGGGAGCAGCAAGACAATCACTGCAGAGATACCAG CTGGCTTCAGTCGTGCTGGGGGATCTGGAGGAGCGACCAGGGAAATTCCAGGATTGCTTGACAGGGGCACCGTGTGGGATAGGAACTGCATAGGCAATGTCCTGGAAGAGGCCATGAACTGCTTTGCCGAGATGCAGAGGCAGACAGAGGAGAAATTTCGCATGTGGATAGAAAAGCTAACCCGTCTTGACACGgatgaagaaagcaagcaacaaCTGGAGCCCAGGGAACCTAAAATTCAACTAGTTGGCCAAAGAATCCCCCCTACCACACAGTCAGGGGCTTTCCTACAGATGTCTGATAGCCAAGCACTTCCACAGCAGTCATTCAATTCTTATGTGGGCTATCAAAATGTTGATGATATGATAGAGTTTCCAGCGACTTTTAATAACAATTTTTCACCAATCTTTTCAGAGAACGGGAATATTGCAGAGCCTGATCTTAATCAATCATAA
- the CZH18orf25 gene encoding uncharacterized protein C18orf25 homolog isoform X2, whose product MSEAAALLKFISTSPSLPDHVLHALRPGGPWCSDMKMEAVGKAEELVDSEVPPKTSEKQETAPDEDGPIELETHTQKDNVSAAADSAVLSSMPCLLMELRRDSSESQLASTESDKPTGGRFYESDSSNHCMLSPSSSGHLADSDTLSSTEENEPCQAEAVVEEDASAASGAAVGRKSRRSRSESETSTMAAKKNRQSSDKQNGRVTKVKGHRSQKHKERIRLLRQKREAAARKKYNLLQDSSTSDSDLTCDSSTSSSEDDEEVSGSSKTITAEIPAGFSRAGGSGGATREIPGLLDRGTVWDRNCIGNVLEEAMNCFAEMQRQTEEKFRMWIEKLTRLDTDEESKQQLEPREPKIQLVGQRIPPTTQSGAFLQMSDSQALPQQSFNSYVGYQNVDDMIEFPATFNNNFSPIFSENGNIAEPDLNQS is encoded by the exons ATGTCTGAG GCTGCTGCATTGCTGAAGTTCATCTCCACTTCACCCAGTCTTCCAGACCATGTGCTCCATGCTTTGAGACCAGGAGGACCTTGGTGTTCTGACATGAAGATGGAGGCggtgggaaaagcagaagaacttGTTGATTCAGAAGTTCCACCAAAGACTTCTGAGAAGCAAGAAACTGCTCCTGATGAAGACGGACCTATAGAACTCGAGACACACACTCAGAAAGACAACGTATCCGCTGCAGCAGACTCTGCGGTGCTCTCCTCAATGCCTTGCTTACTTATGGAACTGAGGCGAGACTCCTCAGAGTCTCAGCTGGCATCTACAGAGAGCGATAAGCCAACGGGTGGTCGATTTTATGAGAGTGACTCTTCTAATCACTGCATGCTTTCCCCTTCTTCCAGTGGGCATTTGGCTGACTCAGATACATTGTCTTCCACAGAAGAGAATGAGCCCTGTCAGGCTGAAGCTGTTGTAGAGGAAGACGCTTCTGCAGCGTCTGGGGCTGCAGTTGGGAGGAAATCCAGGCGATCTAGGTCCGAAAGTGAAACTTCAACAATGGCTGCCAAGAAAAATCGACAGTCTAGTGATAAGCAGAATGGTCGAGTTACCAAGGTAAAAGGTCATCGAAgccaaaagcacaaagaaagaatCCGGCTCTTGAGACAGAAACGGGAGGCAGCTGCTCGCAAGAAGTACAacctgctgcaggacagcagtACCAGTGATAGTGACCTGACGTGTGACTCGAGCACGAGCTCATCAGAGGATGATGAAGAGGTTTCAGGGAGCAGCAAGACAATCACTGCAGAGATACCAG CTGGCTTCAGTCGTGCTGGGGGATCTGGAGGAGCGACCAGGGAAATTCCAGGATTGCTTGACAGGGGCACCGTGTGGGATAGGAACTGCATAGGCAATGTCCTGGAAGAGGCCATGAACTGCTTTGCCGAGATGCAGAGGCAGACAGAGGAGAAATTTCGCATGTGGATAGAAAAGCTAACCCGTCTTGACACGgatgaagaaagcaagcaacaaCTGGAGCCCAGGGAACCTAAAATTCAACTAGTTGGCCAAAGAATCCCCCCTACCACACAGTCAGGGGCTTTCCTACAGATGTCTGATAGCCAAGCACTTCCACAGCAGTCATTCAATTCTTATGTGGGCTATCAAAATGTTGATGATATGATAGAGTTTCCAGCGACTTTTAATAACAATTTTTCACCAATCTTTTCAGAGAACGGGAATATTGCAGAGCCTGATCTTAATCAATCATAA